In one Chitinophaga sancti genomic region, the following are encoded:
- a CDS encoding glycoside hydrolase family 16 protein, producing MKNTFMTLALAFIAFGSCKKESTQQAATPATEMAVGAKVSAAASTISFSGYNWTVRNETGTSGPGPNYWSNSSSNVWVDANGFLHLKIRKDAATGRWLCAEVYTNQSFGYGTYVWQVEGRVDSLDRNIVFGLFNYKSGDDGHHEMDIEFARWGNNAWPNYNYTVYPQTGSGNANYTAELKLNGSYTTYRFIRNSSSVSFSGFHGHTQAAANAFFPWTTPSGYNVSTVAMPVHMNLWLFNGNAPSNAKEVELIVHSFTFTAL from the coding sequence ATGAAAAACACATTCATGACGCTGGCCCTAGCTTTCATTGCTTTTGGCAGCTGTAAGAAAGAATCCACGCAACAAGCAGCGACCCCTGCCACGGAAATGGCTGTTGGCGCCAAAGTGAGCGCAGCGGCATCCACAATTTCATTTAGCGGGTATAACTGGACGGTACGCAACGAAACCGGCACTTCCGGCCCGGGCCCTAATTACTGGAGTAATAGTTCCAGCAATGTATGGGTAGACGCCAATGGCTTCCTGCATCTTAAGATCAGGAAAGATGCTGCCACGGGCAGGTGGCTGTGTGCAGAAGTGTATACTAATCAATCATTTGGCTATGGCACCTATGTATGGCAGGTAGAAGGCAGGGTTGATTCACTGGACAGGAATATTGTTTTCGGCCTGTTTAATTACAAATCAGGAGATGACGGGCACCATGAAATGGATATCGAGTTCGCCCGCTGGGGGAATAATGCATGGCCTAATTACAACTATACCGTGTATCCCCAGACAGGGAGCGGGAATGCGAATTACACTGCGGAGCTGAAGTTGAATGGTAGTTATACTACCTATAGGTTTATACGGAATAGCAGTAGTGTGTCATTTTCCGGGTTCCATGGACATACGCAGGCAGCTGCGAATGCATTTTTCCCATGGACAACGCCTTCAGGGTATAATGTGAGTACGGTGGCGATGCCGGTGCACATGAATTTGTGGTTGTTTAATGGTAATGCGCCTTCAAATGCAAAGGAGGTGGAGTTAATTGTTCATTCATTCACTTTTACAGCGCTTTAG
- a CDS encoding chloride channel protein: protein MRDKIIRVNYYKLVIASCFAGLLSAILASVLKHITEYYEDHFFESIRPYSFLFIVFPLIGLVLIHVLRKYAFRKKPNKGIKEIYLTLDTRRNELPAYKIPSHFINGFLTVIFGGSTGVEVSTVVSTATIGAVTRQKAGIANRFKTELICAGVAAGLTALFGSPFVGLLFALEVIAKKVTKTILISTGIAVVIGWAWLLLFHEHVLFGLNAFPWKWQAVPYMIGMSVIAGMISVFFTKTVIGIKHRFGIMKNEYMRIGLGAAIIGIGIFILPHLFGDSYSGVKDMIDHASHTPLSFTFAFTILGIVLLKPVISSVTLGAGGDGGVFAPSIVVGALLGLLVALTCNQFFHTQLIVSNFIILGIAAMLSGAIHAPLTSSSLAVRLSGSFILTVPILVASLVARYTAGKIYPYTVYSYKDHH, encoded by the coding sequence ATGCGCGATAAGATTATTAGGGTCAATTACTACAAATTGGTAATTGCCTCGTGTTTTGCAGGTTTACTGTCGGCCATCCTGGCCAGTGTTTTGAAACATATTACCGAGTATTACGAAGACCATTTCTTTGAATCGATCAGACCTTACTCCTTCTTATTTATTGTTTTTCCGCTGATCGGCCTGGTGTTAATTCATGTATTACGCAAGTATGCTTTCCGAAAGAAGCCCAATAAGGGTATTAAAGAAATCTACCTCACTTTGGATACCCGCCGCAATGAACTCCCTGCATATAAGATCCCTTCTCACTTCATCAATGGCTTCCTGACTGTCATCTTTGGCGGCTCTACCGGTGTGGAAGTATCCACAGTGGTATCAACTGCTACGATTGGTGCTGTGACCAGGCAAAAAGCCGGCATTGCTAACCGGTTTAAAACAGAACTGATTTGTGCAGGTGTAGCCGCTGGGTTAACAGCATTGTTCGGCAGTCCATTTGTAGGTTTATTATTTGCGCTGGAAGTGATTGCAAAAAAGGTGACTAAGACCATCCTGATCAGTACCGGCATTGCTGTTGTCATAGGTTGGGCCTGGTTACTTTTATTCCATGAGCATGTATTATTCGGACTGAATGCATTTCCCTGGAAATGGCAGGCGGTACCCTATATGATCGGTATGAGTGTGATTGCGGGTATGATTTCGGTGTTCTTTACAAAGACGGTGATTGGTATCAAACATCGCTTTGGTATCATGAAGAATGAATATATGCGTATCGGGCTGGGAGCAGCGATCATAGGTATAGGTATTTTCATCCTTCCTCACCTGTTTGGAGATAGCTATAGTGGTGTAAAAGATATGATTGATCATGCCAGTCATACCCCTCTCTCCTTTACATTTGCATTCACCATCCTGGGAATTGTGTTACTAAAGCCGGTTATTTCATCAGTGACGCTGGGGGCAGGTGGTGATGGGGGTGTATTTGCACCCAGCATTGTAGTAGGTGCTTTGCTGGGGTTACTGGTAGCATTGACATGTAACCAGTTTTTCCACACGCAACTGATCGTAAGTAACTTTATTATCCTGGGTATTGCGGCCATGTTAAGTGGCGCTATTCATGCACCACTGACTTCATCTTCCCTGGCAGTACGTTTATCAGGCAGTTTCATACTGACTGTTCCAATCCTGGTAGCCAGCCTGGTAGCCCGTTATACTGCCGGGAAAATATATCCGTACACGGTGTATAGCTATAAAGATCATCATTAG
- a CDS encoding dienelactone hydrolase family protein — protein sequence MKFTLGTLLAIPAAALLMTACNNGASTNTENKDSTKTPTVQVTDVTIESNGVPLNSVVAFNDDTATKKPVIVIVPEWWGLDTHVKTVAQRLAELGYFAVGLDMYGNGKLADNPDSAQAWATPFYKNPKMAYERIAAAVAKAKTYAQADTSKVAAIGFCFGGTCVLNAARLGMPLKGVASFHGGLATSLPVSKDLFTAAALICHGAADKFVSPEEVATFKKQMDAAGVKYVFKEYPNATHAFTNPAATATGKKFNMPIEYNAAADTASWNDMKAFLGAELK from the coding sequence ATGAAATTCACACTCGGAACTCTGCTTGCGATACCAGCAGCCGCGCTCTTGATGACCGCATGTAATAATGGCGCGTCGACGAATACTGAAAACAAAGACAGCACAAAGACACCTACTGTGCAGGTTACGGATGTTACTATCGAATCAAATGGTGTTCCGCTGAACAGCGTTGTCGCTTTCAATGATGATACAGCTACAAAGAAACCCGTGATCGTGATCGTACCGGAATGGTGGGGCCTGGATACCCATGTAAAGACGGTGGCACAGCGCCTGGCAGAACTGGGTTATTTTGCGGTAGGTCTGGACATGTATGGCAATGGTAAACTGGCTGACAATCCGGATTCTGCCCAGGCATGGGCGACTCCTTTCTATAAGAATCCTAAAATGGCTTATGAGCGTATCGCTGCTGCTGTAGCGAAAGCAAAGACTTATGCTCAGGCGGATACTTCAAAGGTAGCTGCTATCGGCTTCTGCTTTGGTGGTACCTGCGTACTGAATGCGGCGCGCCTGGGGATGCCACTGAAAGGGGTGGCTAGTTTCCATGGAGGGCTGGCTACCTCACTGCCTGTTTCAAAAGATCTGTTCACAGCAGCGGCCCTGATCTGTCATGGTGCGGCTGATAAGTTTGTATCTCCTGAAGAAGTAGCTACATTCAAAAAGCAAATGGATGCTGCGGGAGTGAAATATGTGTTCAAGGAATATCCAAATGCCACCCATGCATTTACGAATCCTGCTGCGACAGCAACCGGCAAGAAATTCAATATGCCTATTGAATATAATGCGGCGGCTGATACTGCCAGCTGGAATGATATGAAGGCATTTTTGGGTGCTGAATTAAAATAA
- a CDS encoding MarR family winged helix-turn-helix transcriptional regulator, with the protein MFNNQDEEIAYGIRNLVTIMNKRLRKQVSNPEQLSIAEFNVLSILMVQKEAFPSELSAQLSISSQFMSQVLNRMEGLKYISRKSAPADGRKTVVTLTKQGKQKVELSRREREEWLALMVSEKYTQEEKEVIKKALDLLSVLTEL; encoded by the coding sequence ATGTTTAATAATCAGGACGAAGAAATTGCTTACGGGATCCGCAATCTGGTAACTATCATGAACAAACGTCTGCGTAAGCAGGTAAGCAATCCTGAACAATTATCCATCGCTGAATTCAATGTGCTGAGCATCCTCATGGTCCAGAAAGAAGCGTTTCCTTCTGAACTGAGTGCCCAGCTAAGCATCTCCTCTCAATTCATGTCGCAGGTACTGAACAGGATGGAGGGACTTAAATATATCTCCAGGAAAAGTGCTCCTGCTGATGGCCGCAAAACTGTGGTTACACTCACCAAACAAGGCAAACAAAAAGTAGAACTATCCCGCAGGGAAAGAGAAGAATGGCTGGCGCTCATGGTATCAGAGAAATATACACAGGAAGAAAAGGAGGTGATTAAGAAAGCATTGGACCTGCTTTCTGTATTGACAGAATTATGA
- a CDS encoding AraC family transcriptional regulator, whose translation MLIENTIHPFTVSVEELEAWSRRPHKHNFFELVYIEKGSGRQCINDHNIAYAADNIFLLPPFDCHSFQIHAPTRFVFIQFNALFFQKDTHQQMDYSNWFNNLHYIISTYNRQPGDIIHNASDKALLINLIKGIEHEYNNKQEQSDSIIRGNMFALLNILVRNFENTFRENNPVPDKAAGDMLQYIQYNLFDNDKLRVDALASEASEFNLSANYVSEYFKKKTGESLKEYILKSRVNVAYSRIQNSGKSMNEIAWELGFTDASHLSKMIKKYFPPSQQHVADNTASCITASL comes from the coding sequence ATGTTAATAGAAAATACCATACATCCATTTACAGTAAGTGTCGAAGAGCTTGAGGCATGGAGCCGTCGTCCGCATAAGCACAATTTCTTTGAACTGGTATATATTGAGAAGGGAAGTGGCAGACAGTGTATCAATGATCATAACATTGCCTATGCGGCGGATAACATCTTTTTATTACCTCCGTTTGACTGTCACTCTTTTCAGATTCATGCTCCTACGCGCTTTGTATTCATCCAGTTCAATGCACTCTTTTTTCAAAAGGATACGCACCAGCAGATGGATTATTCCAACTGGTTTAATAACCTGCATTACATCATCAGCACTTACAATCGTCAGCCGGGTGATATTATTCACAATGCCAGCGATAAAGCCCTGCTGATAAACCTGATCAAAGGCATTGAACATGAGTACAACAATAAACAGGAACAATCAGACAGTATTATCAGGGGCAATATGTTTGCACTCTTAAACATACTGGTACGTAATTTCGAAAATACATTCAGAGAAAATAACCCGGTGCCTGACAAAGCAGCCGGCGATATGCTACAGTATATTCAATACAACCTGTTTGACAACGATAAATTGCGGGTAGATGCACTGGCTAGTGAGGCTAGTGAATTCAATCTTTCTGCCAATTATGTCAGTGAATATTTCAAGAAGAAAACGGGAGAAAGCCTCAAGGAGTATATTCTCAAATCCCGTGTGAATGTGGCCTATAGCCGTATACAAAATTCAGGAAAGTCTATGAATGAAATAGCCTGGGAACTGGGTTTTACAGATGCCAGCCATCTATCCAAAATGATTAAAAAATACTTTCCACCCAGTCAGCAGCATGTGGCCGACAATACTGCCAGCTGCATCACTGCATCATTATAA